The stretch of DNA TtattacacaaacaaaaacactgatgaaCTTTTTACTGGTACAATCATAAGGATGTGGCGTTTCCTGATGACAAAgctaagatttttatttttttaatcatcttaaATGTAGCAACAAGAATGAGAAATACGTGCATCTGTGTAACAGAACTCTGGCTGCCTGAAGCCATTTTTCTGATCATCACTGCTACTTTTACAAATCACAAATGCAAAGTAAAACTTCTCATTTTATGTGTCCACTAGCATTCAATATGCACAATATTGATGTGCCAACGAGGTTAAGAAACTTCCAGAGGAGGAAAACTGGAACACTACGGTGGCTCTTTAGGGCCACAAATGTGCTGGGTTTCACAATATATAAATTTCACTGACTAATGGCAACACGTGTCTGATGTAAACAGATTAACACACCTGTGCAGGATGCTGTGGTTCAGTGGTTACGTTAGTACACAGAACAAGCTCAGACAGCATCAGTGGAGGCAAAAATGGACCCTAAAATGTAGCTTTAAAAACTGAGCCATGACCTTCGGTGATCTGTAGCAGCCCTTCGACATTACACAACCACACCATAATCAGTACTGTAGACCAGTGTCCCCCAGAGCCAAGGCACTGGGATGCAAACtccaatacaagagcagtaaatttaggtcagtaatgaaaaatattaaactaaccacctcctattatcagttttaattcactttatataaatatttctaTAAATATGTAACGGCATACTTGTAGTTTCAAACTGCAtctgttattactgcggccCCCCCGACAGTACCTCTGcagcccaccagggggccccagCCCACACTTTGGAAACCACTGCTGGAGACAAAGTTTCCACTGATATCTGTTTTGCAGTTACCTGCTCCTGCCGCAGCCTGGCaatctcctccttctccttctgctCTTCCTCTCGTCTCTGCTCTGCTTCCATCTGTGCCCGGAGAGCCTCTTTCTCACAGGCCAGTCGCTCATACTCCTGCCACTCCCGGGCACGCCGCTCTGTGGCCAGCTCAAAGGCCTCTACAACTGTGGAAGAATTATTGTCTTCAAGAGTGTAGTGACAGATGATAGTGAAGACAACAGGAACACAGTGAGTTACACAATCCTGACCTTTTTGGAGAGTGCTTCTGCAAAGCTGAAGCACTCTTCATGAAGGTCTGCAATTATCACAGTATTCAATAACAGAGCTACAACTATCATCCATTAGCATTCCTCACATTCAAACAATACTGAGATATGTCCAAAACCCACAGATACGGTAGACTGACTGGTTCTTAAACAGCACAATATGTTACAGCAATGAGCTGGGTCAACACTTCTCTCTGATTTCATTCACTAGTTTCAGTCTAAGTACCATATAATGGTTACATTTTTCCATCCTAGTCCTCAGagtaaaaagggaaaataaagtTGCTTCATTTCACTCCTGTGTGAGCACGCACTAACATGGGCTTTTTCCACAAATGTGACGGTGGAGGGAAAGAGACGTGCTTGAACATGTGAAGTTCTAGTCTGGTGATGACAGGACAACAGAAATCTGTTatactgctttttgttttaaactgacAGATAATGATTGCGACAACTTATGTTGTCATGCACTTTTAGTCAGTCTGCAATAAATCTAAATGTTATAGACATGCAACTTGActgctatttttaaatgtaCGATTTATGCAGTTTTCTTACCCACTGCAGGCCGGGTCTCTTTCTTGGGCCGGAAAGGCTCCTTATGAATGACTGTGTTGGGCCTTGCTTTAAATGCTGTCACTTCCTCTTGATGTTTCTGTTCTTCTTTCACCTACAAGTCATAGATGTCATTAGAAAGAATTGTAAAAGCTGAAAAGACTAAATGTTTCACTGATATGTTGaataaattcagatcaaactgaagttcttgtgctcggccccacaaatcttagaaacatggtgtctaaccagatacttcctctggatggcattactttggcctccagtaacactgtgagaaatcttggagtcatttttgaccaggatatgtccttcaatgcacatattaaacaaatatgtaggaccacttttttgcatttgtgcaatatttctaaaattagaaacatcctttctcagagtgatgctgaaaagctcattcatgcatttattacttctaggctggactattgtaattcattattatcaggctgtgtttcttttcattcacctctttttactctgtttataccccactctgcatttaatcattagttattacaTGTGGGGGTAAAAGGCACAGCTTTAGAGTGGGTTTGGTCATACTCGTCAGAAATTCTAGGGTCAGTTTTGGGGCAACTTCTTCCTCTGCATCACTCCTatgtggagttccacagggttccgtTCTggggacaatttttttttttgcatttttggtcactgcagcttttatcggcagtggagagagacaagaaatgggggaaagatacgttggcaacgggccgggactcaaacccgcgCTGCCcaatgcggcatatgtatgtggtcgctggcttcaccactaatcCACCCAGGCACCCTCTGGGGCCAATTCTTGTCGCCTTATATTTATTTCCCCTATGACTGACTCTGATAGATATGGTATCTCTTTCCACTTCTATGCTGATGAGTCCCAAATCTATCTGCCCCTAAAAGGAAATGATTGTAAATAATATTTTCCTGACCTTAAAGCCTGGATGGCCTGCAGGAGTGTAACAGGACAAAATGCCACGATTTGGTTCATATTGCAGTACAGAAGATACAGTTCAGTGAATTTCATTTCTTTCAACTGTGGAATGCATTACCACCTAATGTCAGGCTGGCCCCCACCTAAGATGTgccttaaaattatttttttattttttgccttgCAACCCAGAGTGAGAGCTGGAGTATTTAGGCTGTTGGATAGATCTTGaatttttgtgatttcttgAATATATTTACTGATGTGAGTATGGTGTATCTCTTATTTTATTGTGCAATCCTTTGTTTCATGTCCAGCACTTGGGTCAACTTtgctgctttataaataaaatcagataCCATCTGTTCCCAGCGACTGTTCTTCACAGCTCCCCGTTCATCTATGAGCAGCCTAAAGGGCTCAGGCTTTGTAGGctccagcttcttcttctctggGAGGACCACAGTCTCAAAGTCAGGTAGAGGCTGGGCCTTAAACTGTGGTGCCTGTAAAATATtcagggggagaaaaaaaaatgttaagaaCTGTGTCTGTACTGTGAAGCTCAGGATGGCAGGTTGGGGAAGTGAGACTCTACCTCTTCATTTTGCTTTTCCTccaactttttctctttcaaagCCCTCTTTTCACGCTCCCTCTGTTCAAAGGAGAAAGGACAGACCTCCACACGGTGGTTCTCTGGGAGCCGGGGCTGGAAGGGTAGGCCAAAGTGAGGCACTGGAGGGGCCTTAACTGGCGAGGGTTGTTTCACctcatgaaaaacaaagagtTTAGGATACAGCTGATGGTAGATGGTTGTTACTTCAAAATGAACAAAGTACATATGATGCATTGAGCAAACAGCCACATGTCCTTACTTCCACAGCCTTGTGGTCCATTCGAACCCTCTTCTTAAGGGCAAAGGCAGGAGACTCTGGCACAGTTGGATTTGCAACTTTCTTTTCAGGCAATCCCTGTGGACGACAGGAGCATtcttaaaaactgtaaataaaacttcGTGTCCTCCTTACTGTACTCAAAATCAAGCAACTTGAAACTCAAAGCCTTAAACTCACCACAACTCCTTCCAGAACCTTTTTGGGCAGAGGCCTGGCTTTAAAGTTTTGGGACTTTTCTTCACCTTCCTGGGGCTTCTTGGTGACCTGTCTCTCCTGGAGCCTTTTTTCAATCTCCAGCTCAAAGCCTTCAGGTACTGTGGGCTCCTTCACTGCTGGCTTTTTCACATTCTCTGCAGACTCCAGTATCTTCCTGTTCAGCTCCAGAGCCTTGATTTTAAAGCTGTAATTAAAAGCAAACGTTAGTTAATGATCATTCAAAATTTAATGCTTTGACAGTAAGGCTATGACATACAGGGTAACTATCTGGCAGAAATCACTGACCAGTCTAGTGGCATAAACATGTTACCATGTCAACCCAAATATTTCAGCATCTTGGAGCTCCTGGTTACAATTTCTAATCTTTAACTGTCACTGCAGCCAACTAAACATGATTTCcttttttggcaaataaatGACAATTTAGTTTCTCAGAGGTACCCATGAACATGTTGATCCATAATTCCAAAATACTGAACTGTATTTTGTACTATTCCAGCCCTAAAAGGAACCCCTGCAAGCCCCATTTTTCATTCACTAGTCTTATAAGCAGCAGGTCGAGCATGGATGTGTTTCCTGTGTCCACTGTGGAAAAACACAAATCTGGAAACAAAGTTTCTCACTTTGCTAATTTTTCTGCCTCCTCGGCCTCCAGCTCAGCAGTGCACTTAACAGTAGGTGGCCTGCTCCTCTGGCGAGTcatgaggtgtggggagtgagGGTGAGTGAGCTTCAGGTGGTTACCCTTTGCTGTGGTGGGTCCTGTCAAAACATGATGCAGATACAATTAAAGACCAACTGTACAAGAACAATTTCTTTAACCGCTCTGAGAAGTGGCAATGAATGGCAAAAACCCAACATATACCACACCTCTCTCTTGACTTCTACGACTGTGCACATGATAACGGGTGGGGGTTCGCTTCTGGAACTGCTCGATCTGCTGGGCCATGGGCACATAAGCCTTTGGGTCGTCCGCCTTCCTCTTGTTACCTGTCGACAAGTTGAAGGGTTTGGGCACTGTAGCACCTGTCCGAGCCTTTGCCTAAAAGCACAAATAGAATTAGGTGTGTTTTTCCATGTGTCCTCAGTATGATTATTCAGGAATTTGACTACTATCCTTCTACTTACAGTTaactaaaatgaattaaatagtGGGTTGGTCCTGTGAGTGCAATATCACTCCAATGGGAGCCTTTATATtctttccagctccatatttcaAACATCcctcttatttatttaatactgGGCCTTGGGTCAGCCCCTCAGTTCCTCTGTATACACATTTTATGGGCTTAGTCTCTATTAATTCCACCCACTGTCTTAATCTCTTCTGATTCAGTTGTGATAAAGGGGACATGAAACACTACATATGTTTTTAGACCGTGTCTACATATGTTCCAAAATCTACCGTACATTGCTAGATTGGTTGGATGCTGCTAACAGACTTACATTAGTGTGTTAGCCAACTAGAAACAGAACTGATAACTCAgtagaaaacaagaaaacaaaccaaaaaagcagttaaaagGGGTCATTTTTGTGCTGCTCCTGGCTGCAGCTGTGAGTTGATGTTAAAATCTAAGGATCTACTGTGTCTGTTGTTGGCTAGTTGCGCTGAATTGGGAAAATACAGCTTGTTAGCCGTAATGTTTGTAGAGCACTTTATAAATGAGGACTGAGGAGAAACCGTTTGAGTCAGGTGCACTGGTGGTGCACTGCCCCAACAAGCTGAAGTCAGACACCGAGCGGTGCAATCAGCTGACAAAGCAGATGCCTGCAAGGTATGAACAGCTCTGCTTTATTTCATAAAACTGACTTTTCTCAAGCACATCCAACCAACATAACAGGTTACTACATGTGCatcacaccacaaacacaagtAAGTTTCTTACTGAAGCATGATCCTAACATCCATACATCCCACTGCGATCTTCAGTCTCTCtaaaccaaagaaaagaaaataaggtCTCCAAAAGTTCAGCATCTATTCTTGGAAGTCCCCAGTCATCAGGTGTCATTTTTGTACTGCCCAACACTGCGTTTTAGTTTCCTTTTTTCAACTGAGTTATCAGTTCTGTCACTAGTTGGCTTATAAACTAAGTCTATTAGCACCAACCAACCTAGTGACACAACGTTCTGTACGGGCACAAAAAGGCACTACACATGCtctaaaaacaaactgatttaaCTCTGCCTGCAATGCTGGATTTAAATGGCGGCTTCATGCTGTAGTCTTTATACATGTAGTGTTTCATGTCCCATCTCAAACTGGGGGGGGTTAATAATAATTAACCTTTTACTTACTGGAGAGGAAGGTTTGCGGAGCTGACTGACAAAGTCCACTTCCTTCTCTACGTTGGATGAAGCGGATGCCTTAACACGGGTGTCCGTATTGAAGTGGAAGTCTTTTGGCACAGTTGTAGATAGGACCATCTTCTTTGGTGGTGGATCTGAAATAACAGTGCTCTGGAGTTGGTTTTTCACCATGAGGTTTGTGTGCCATGTGCTACATCTGCTTGGCACTGCAGACTGCACCACACACCAAACACACTAACTATGCTCTCCAAACACACTAAATGTCACAAATCTCAAATTTCTCCAAACACACTCAGTGAGGCAGCGTCCTGCTGCTATGTCTCTTAAATCATTTGGACGTGCCGTATGTCCACTGATTCCACAGAAttacatgatttttaaaatgctaaGGGGTCAAAATAAACCTCTTGGCAGTTCTTAAACAGTTACCACAGGCTGTAGCCCCACACAGTCAGAAATATATACTCACTGCCAGCCAGTGCAGCCTTGTAGCTGGCCTCATTCTTCTTGCGATGCAGAGCAACTTCCTTCTGGAGGTTCCTGATGCGCTCCAGCTCCTGCTCCTCAGAGGTACTCGGCCTGTGAGGTCACAGATTTGGTGGACATTAATCATAAGCAAAGTCCAGCTGTTCCTCAGGCTCTCATTTATAGGCTCACTTTCTGTTCTCTTCATGACTACTCAGCTTTTCTAAAGGCCTCTGTTTAGTTTTTGTGAAATGCTAGCAACTACTACACTACCCATCATTCAACTTTAATGCTCAGCcttgagatcccttcccagACTTCCCCACTCACATCTTAACCCACATGAACTTAGAAATTGACATGGTGGTGGGGAGTACAACAGCTCCCAGGGCAAACTCCAAGGGGACAGCCCCACCATTTGTCTCCATCAGCTGGATGAGGTGAAacatcacaaaccaacaagAGAAGTCTAGTTTCCTTCAATTCAACCACTTCGTAGAATTAAGCTGCCAGCAGTGGAGACATTATGAGGCTAAGTGATTACTCGTCATACCTGACACTCATTTTCTGTCCCAGCATCTGCTCTGCTGTCCAAATCACCACGTCCAACGGCTCTGAGGTAAATAAgtgtcagcttttttttcctctctcagtCTCCACAAATGCTAAAGATTCCTCATGAGAGCATTTTAAATTACTGCTGGCTGAACTTACAGCGGGCCGTGGAGCACGATGGGAGATTAGGACAGGGCTCCGAAGTCGAGAGAGAAAAAACTCAAAACGATGAAAGAACTGATGTTTATGTTATGTTTAAAACTGACACGAAACGAGTGGGAGACAGAAATCTGAGGAAAGATACGATGTCTAAGGACCAAGAAGAACATGAGTTTGAAGAGTCggtggaaaatggaaaaatggtGATCTGCTACAACGTCACACTCATGAGGTGttcacaaaactcaaatgaaATTCAAGAGGTCAAGAAAGAGGTGAAGGATGACCTCTCCACATTTAAGGAGGAGGAAGTTAAAGAGGCAGTGAGGCTGACAGGTTAACAGAAGTGGAAGGACACGGCAGACGCTGCAACCTGAGAATATATAATTTGGCTGAGAAAGACTGAACGGACTCATATGCAGGGAGCTCGATATACCTGAGGGGATCTACAAAAACAGCTGGTACACAGGAGCTTTGGAAAGAAGCCACCtccaggtctgtagtggttaaCTTCTTAAAATTTGAGACCAAGGAAAGTACCCCAGCAAAAGAAACAATTTGTAGGATGGGATAGGTGGAACGCTGGCTCTCGTCCTGTCACAGCTGGGATGGATatgttaatatttgtttttataggCTGGGAGAAACCTGGAATTAGACATGAGATTCTGCAGCTGCAGAATTTCTCTTTGCCACACAAATTAGACCTTTGATATAGTGGTGAAATATGGGACACGATTGTTCCaaaatacaaactggaaaaaataagtGAGGGGGAAAGTTGTACAACTAGGGATGTGCGCGACTGGATGACTAATTGTCACTATAGTCACTAGTTGGTACCAGACGTACTAgtcggttagcctaattattaGGATTTTAATTGATACCAAGTGCtggtaaatgtttgtcctaaatgtcatgcagccatctgccaccagatggagctgcagccctgacatcgtTACAGAAAAATCCCATAACTGTTAATCCTGACcttgtaggagtcggtggaaggagacacgagcaggtatgtagtctcagctttattcggtaaaaatcacaacaaactagaactccaaatataactcctgcaaaaggaggagtcaagcccttttatcccaggcctcaatcattccccgggaaaaccggcccgctccttttgtcggcccccgaagcagatgcaccaggaaggaattcccctggaaccctcaaaggctggcccaggaccagctcggctgaagaagactgcaggtcctccttaggtgtcgcacgcaggcccagcaggacccaaggaaggcggtcaacccagctgctgtccaccagcgcagcccgtaaggcagccttcatggtacggtggaacctctcgcaaaggccattggcctgcgtgtggtacgcggtagtgcgatggagtctgacgccaaggttctccgccacagcagtccacagctcagacgtgaactgaggacccctgtcagatgtcaagtcaagcggtacgccaaaccgagatacccaggaggagacgaacgcacgagcaacatctgctgaggtggttgacgccaaaggaactgcttcaggccaccgagtcgtcctgtccaccattgtcaggagatgggtgaaaccccgggaagggggaaatggacctaccaggtctacatggacatgttcgaaccttctctggggtatgggaaagtgctccagaggggatttggtgtgttgttgcactttggcgcgctgacaagcaacacatgaggaagcccacgccctgacctctttccggaggccgggccacacaaacttggcccctaccaacttaactgaggctttaactcctgggtgcgaaagagaatgaactgcctcaaaaacccgccgacgccagcaagcaggaaccaaggggcgaggcctgcccaatgagacgtcgcaaagtagggttacgccactatcctgaaatgagacatcctccaaacgcaaactggactcggccgccttaaaagcctgaatctccgtatccgtaagttggtcggcagccatgacagagtagtccactcccaaatgcacagaactaacctgcgccctggacagacagtcagccacccgattacacttgccggcgacgtgctgaatgtcagtggtaaactctgaaatagcagaaagctgccgttgctgccgtgcagtccatggttccgaaacctttgccatggcaaatgtgagaggtttgtggtctacaaaagcggtaaagtcacggccctcaagcaggaaccggaaatgacgcgtcgcgagaaaaagggcaaggagctccctgtcaaacgtactgtactttctctccgcatcccgaagcttcctgctaaaaaaggcgaggggctgccaagcaccacccacccattgttcgcacacggccccgattgcaaaatcggaggcatcggtagtaagggcaacaggcgcctcgggagacgggtgggccagcagggcagcgttggcaagagcagctttggcactgtcaaatgcctgcacccgctcaggtgtccactctatcccttggttgcctttcttgcccttaagtgcattgtacagagggtgcatgaggtgagcagcccgggggatgaaacggttataaaagttcaccatccccaaaaactcctgcaggggcttcactgaggaagggcgcggaaaagcagaaaccgcctccaccttagcgggcaggggaaacgccccttggggcgaaacgaggtgtcccaaaaactctatggccggcagaccgaactggcatttagctggattcacaatcaaaccgtgctcactgagacgctcaaacaactggcggaggtgcactgaatgctccgcggcggaagggctggcaaccagtatgtcatccagatagacgaacaaaaatggcataccacgcaaaacggagtccatgaggcgctgaaacgtctgtgccgcgcccttcagaccgaagggcattcgcaaaaactcgaaaaggccaaaaggagtgataaccgcggtcttgggcacatcacgcggatggacaggaacctgatggtatcccctcaccaaatccacctttgaaaaaatagttgcccccgcaagatgaaccgaaaaatcttgaatgtggggaaccgggtacctgtcattagtcgtcgcattattaaggcgcctaaaatccccacaagggcgccacccaccgtcagctttagggaccatgtgcaacggggacgcccacgggctgtttgagcggcgcacaataccaaggcgctccatgtttgcaaactcctccctggctatcgctaacttcgcggcatcgagacggcgtgcacgcgcaaaaaccggcggacccacagtggtaatgtaatgctccacaccatgtttagctacggctgcagagaaggtgggaaccgtgagggtgggaaactcggcaagcaaacgctggtactcatcacctgtggcaagcatgttagcgaggggcagggggccaggactaccaagtgtacaggggtaggtatcaaaagacacagcatctatcaagcacctattagctacatcgaccaacaacctgaaagcacacaagaaatcagcgccgagtataggtactgacacagacgctatcacaaagtcccagttaaactgacgtcccttgaaacacacagtcaccaacctcattccatatgtgcgaatgggggtaccgttcgccgcgtccagcaggggtccgtgacattgtcccaaggcgtccgcagctgaagccggcatgatgctacgctgagcacccgagtccacaagcagacggcgtcccgaagcagtgtcctcaatgaagagcagcttgtccgagctgccagcgcacacagctgctagtgagcaccggccctctcgtttccctggtgctggaaggtacacggcggaatgcagcgcttcgccttcactccgaaccggcgatgatagaagcagagcacgctctccttcctccggcgctctgcgatggcggccacagcaccagcttctctagtctccgtcccttgtagagccgcactcggtaaaagtgcatgcacaccggaatgcctggatgccagcaaaatcttgtccgcctcttcagctagcccgcggtaatccttggcccgtatcagagcggagctggctagcgcggtgcgcacgggaggggggagctggcgcaggaacagatgcgtaaagagaaacgaagcgtcgcccgggccgagcagagccagcatgtgctccatcagctcggagggtttaccatctcccaagccattcagggacaacaggcgatcagcccgctcttcgtctgaaagctgataaatccgcagcaggttctccttcagcgctccatacttgttagcaggcggcgggtcccggagcagtcccatcagccggcgggtagaagcagagtccagcgccgcgacgacatggtaatacttggtgtcgtctgaggtgatcccgcggaggtgaaactgggcctccacatgctggaaccaaggctctggatcgtgctgccagaactccgggagcttgaccgtggccgcaaaaatagcgggagaaacggcggcggctggtgaggaaacggcggcggctggtgaggaaacagcggccgctgAGCTGTcatcagcagacatgttctttagtcggggtcaccaatgtaggagtcggtggaaggagacacgagcaggtatgtagtctcagctttattcggtaaaaatcacaacaaactagaactccaaatataactcctgcaaaaggaggagtcaagcccttttatcccaggcctctctctcccgccttttccctctctattccggtctctctcttcgcaataagagcttggggcattctggtgtgaaatgtgcatatatgtggccaccacaaccTGATActtttattaggtctaatattgttagttaATTTTGAAGTTTTACATTGTAACTTTGCCCagagaaacacccttccttCCCTGTACTTCTGGCCAAGATgttacaaagaagaaaaaaactagCACAGCAAAGAGTattttttcagatgttattttctcagattttaATGATGCAGAAACCTCGTTTGCAGTaacattttcatatatttaacatcaattgattttaagttttcctttgttgtttggagtgtaatgtgcagtgttcataatgtgCAGTGCCGCACAGTtaaacagcatttaaagtgcgattcattaTAGAAGAACATGATTAATGTCTCATACCTTTGTTTAGAtggtttttgacattgtccattaaacaggcataaaatttaatttgatatctgagtgtttcttagttttagactagtcaaatatttttcccttgtttagtcgactaaaattagtctccaggaacatccctaCATACAACATGTGTGCAAGACCAATAGCTCTGGGACCTGGACAATTTTTTGCGGGAAGAATATAATTAAGTTCTTCATAAATTCAAAGATTAGAAGGAAATCATTATCTAGCCAGCAACTGTGCTGGAAGTTTTGTGAACGCATGGATGCAGACCATCCACATATATTTTAGTCCTGTAAAGATG from Archocentrus centrarchus isolate MPI-CPG fArcCen1 chromosome 7, fArcCen1, whole genome shotgun sequence encodes:
- the tpx2 gene encoding targeting protein for Xklp2 isoform X2, which gives rise to MAENESGDTNERYEFDAPSHVVDFKELLDAETDDKWFELHAEGGSGQLITPSRPKPGDTSVPQTNLDGDSGPSISASPPANIVTSWGANDAQPKRRIVNPVPAQPRRVSKRKEITSGPAVPPSKKYKESGELISRLGPRRSERLNSKGSHQSRAAASTSTLTEPSTSEEQELERIRNLQKEVALHRKKNEASYKAALAGNPPPKKMVLSTTVPKDFHFNTDTRVKASASSNVEKEVDFVSQLRKPSSPAKARTGATVPKPFNLSTGNKRKADDPKAYVPMAQQIEQFQKRTPTRYHVHSRRSQERGPTTAKGNHLKLTHPHSPHLMTRQRSRPPTVKCTAELEAEEAEKLANFKIKALELNRKILESAENVKKPAVKEPTVPEGFELEIEKRLQERQVTKKPQEGEEKSQNFKARPLPKKVLEGVVGLPEKKVANPTVPESPAFALKKRVRMDHKAVEVKQPSPVKAPPVPHFGLPFQPRLPENHRVEVCPFSFEQREREKRALKEKKLEEKQNEEAPQFKAQPLPDFETVVLPEKKKLEPTKPEPFRLLIDERGAVKNSRWEQMVKEEQKHQEEVTAFKARPNTVIHKEPFRPKKETRPAVVVEAFELATERRAREWQEYERLACEKEALRAQMEAEQRREEEQKEKEEIARLRQEQVHKAQPIRHYKPVAVKKSEVPLTVPESPNFSDRFRL
- the tpx2 gene encoding targeting protein for Xklp2 isoform X1; protein product: MAENESGDTNERYEFDAPSHVVDFKELLDAETDDKWFELHAEGGSGQLITPSRPKPGDTSVPQTNLDGDSGPSISASPPANIVTSWGANDAQPKRRIVNPVPAQPRRVSKRKEITSGPAVPPSKKYKESGELISRLGPRRSERLNSKGSHQSRAAASTSTLTEPSTSEEQELERIRNLQKEVALHRKKNEASYKAALAGNPPPKKMVLSTTVPKDFHFNTDTRVKASASSNVEKEVDFVSQLRKPSSPAKARTGATVPKPFNLSTGNKRKADDPKAYVPMAQQIEQFQKRTPTRYHVHSRRSQERGPTTAKGNHLKLTHPHSPHLMTRQRSRPPTVKCTAELEAEEAEKLANFKIKALELNRKILESAENVKKPAVKEPTVPEGFELEIEKRLQERQVTKKPQEGEEKSQNFKARPLPKKVLEGVVGLPEKKVANPTVPESPAFALKKRVRMDHKAVEVKQPSPVKAPPVPHFGLPFQPRLPENHRVEVCPFSFEQREREKRALKEKKLEEKQNEEAPQFKAQPLPDFETVVLPEKKKLEPTKPEPFRLLIDERGAVKNSRWEQMVKEEQKHQEEVTAFKARPNTVIHKEPFRPKKETRPAVDNNSSTVVEAFELATERRAREWQEYERLACEKEALRAQMEAEQRREEEQKEKEEIARLRQEQVHKAQPIRHYKPVAVKKSEVPLTVPESPNFSDRFRL